From a single Calothrix sp. NIES-2098 genomic region:
- a CDS encoding polyribonucleotide nucleotidyltransferase: protein MTEVDKSISFDGRDIRLKVGLLAPQAGGSVLIQSGDTAVLVTATRSQAREGIDFLPLTVDYEERLYAAGRIPGGIMRREGRPPEKTILTSRLIDRPLRPLFPSWLRDDLQIVALTLSMDEQVPPDVLAVTGASIATLIAQIPFNGPMAAVRVGLVGDDFVINPTYAEIEAGDLDLVVAGSPDGVIMVEAGANQLPERDIIEAIDFGYEAVRDLIQAQLDLVQELGLEIVHREPPEVDPTLDQFISDRASEEIKKILAQFELTKPERDAALDVVKESIANAIAELPEEDPIRVATTANSKALGNTFKEITKHFMRRQIIEDNVRVDGRKLDEVRPVSCLVDVLPKRVHGSGLFNRGLTQVLSACTLGTPGDAQNLSDDLQVDQSKRYLHHYNFPPFSVGETKPMRAPGRREIGHGALAERALLPVLPPKEQFPYVIRVVSEVLSSNGSTSMGSVCGSTLALMDAGVPIIKPVSGAAMGLIKEGDEVRVLTDIQGIEDFLGDMDFKVAGTDAGITALQMDMKISGLSLDIIAQAIHQAKSARLHILDKMLQTIEQPRTETSPYAPRLLTIKIDPDMIGLVIGPGGKTIKGITEETGAKIDIEDDGTVTISAVDESKAKRARNIIQGMTRKLHEGDVYVGRVTRIIPIGAFVEFLPGKEGMIHISQLADYRVGKVEDEVAVGDEVIVKVREIDNKGRINLTRLGIHPDQAAAAREAAAVNR from the coding sequence ATGACAGAAGTTGATAAGTCAATATCCTTTGACGGACGGGATATTCGACTGAAGGTAGGCCTGCTAGCACCCCAAGCTGGTGGGTCGGTTTTGATACAATCAGGGGATACAGCTGTTTTAGTGACGGCTACGCGATCGCAAGCCAGAGAAGGCATTGATTTTCTTCCCCTCACAGTAGATTACGAAGAAAGACTATATGCTGCGGGTAGGATTCCCGGCGGGATCATGCGGCGTGAAGGTCGTCCACCAGAAAAAACAATTCTTACTAGCCGTCTGATAGACCGTCCCCTGCGTCCGCTGTTCCCTTCATGGTTGCGGGATGACTTGCAAATTGTCGCTTTGACATTGTCAATGGATGAGCAAGTACCACCCGATGTGCTCGCTGTTACAGGTGCTTCTATTGCTACTCTAATTGCTCAAATTCCCTTTAACGGGCCAATGGCAGCCGTCAGAGTAGGTTTGGTAGGCGATGATTTCGTTATTAACCCTACCTACGCAGAAATTGAAGCGGGAGATTTGGATCTGGTGGTTGCAGGTTCGCCAGATGGTGTGATCATGGTAGAGGCGGGAGCCAATCAGTTACCAGAACGCGATATTATCGAGGCGATTGATTTTGGCTACGAAGCTGTCCGAGATTTAATCCAGGCGCAACTAGATTTAGTTCAAGAACTCGGTCTAGAAATTGTCCACCGAGAACCGCCAGAAGTCGACCCAACTTTAGACCAATTTATTAGCGATCGCGCCAGTGAAGAGATTAAGAAAATTCTCGCGCAATTTGAATTAACAAAGCCAGAGCGCGATGCCGCTTTGGATGTAGTTAAGGAAAGTATAGCAAATGCGATCGCGGAACTTCCTGAAGAAGATCCCATTCGTGTTGCGACAACCGCTAACAGCAAAGCCCTTGGTAACACTTTCAAGGAAATTACCAAACACTTCATGCGCCGTCAAATTATCGAAGACAACGTTCGCGTTGATGGTCGCAAACTCGATGAAGTGCGTCCCGTTTCTTGTTTAGTTGATGTCTTACCTAAGCGCGTTCACGGTAGTGGCTTATTTAACCGGGGACTCACTCAGGTATTATCTGCTTGTACCCTAGGTACACCTGGAGATGCTCAAAACCTCAGCGATGACCTGCAAGTAGACCAATCTAAACGCTACTTACACCATTACAACTTCCCACCCTTCTCAGTCGGGGAAACTAAGCCGATGCGCGCCCCAGGAAGGCGGGAAATTGGTCATGGCGCATTAGCAGAGCGAGCGCTGTTACCCGTGCTACCACCGAAAGAACAATTTCCTTACGTAATTCGCGTAGTATCGGAAGTCCTATCTTCCAATGGTTCTACCTCGATGGGTTCGGTGTGCGGTTCCACCCTAGCGTTAATGGATGCTGGCGTACCAATTATTAAACCTGTTAGCGGTGCAGCAATGGGTCTGATTAAAGAAGGAGATGAAGTCCGCGTTCTTACTGATATTCAGGGTATCGAAGACTTTTTAGGCGACATGGACTTTAAAGTGGCTGGTACGGATGCGGGGATTACAGCCTTACAAATGGATATGAAGATCTCTGGTCTGTCATTGGACATTATTGCCCAAGCCATCCATCAAGCCAAGTCAGCCCGCTTGCACATTTTAGACAAAATGCTGCAAACCATCGAGCAACCACGCACAGAAACTTCACCCTACGCTCCACGTCTGTTGACCATTAAGATCGATCCCGACATGATTGGTCTGGTGATTGGGCCTGGAGGTAAGACAATCAAAGGCATCACCGAGGAAACAGGTGCAAAAATTGACATTGAAGATGATGGCACCGTTACAATTTCCGCGGTGGATGAAAGCAAGGCGAAGAGAGCCAGAAATATCATCCAAGGTATGACCCGCAAGCTGCACGAAGGTGACGTTTATGTAGGACGCGTGACTCGCATTATACCTATTGGTGCCTTTGTAGAATTTTTACCCGGAAAAGAAGGCATGATCCACATTTCTCAACTAGCTGACTACCGCGTTGGTAAAGTTGAAGATGAAGTAGCCGTTGGCGATGAAGTGATTGTCAAAGTGCGCGAAATTGACAACAAAGGTCGGATTAATCTCACACGTTTAGGTATTCATCCTGACCAAGCAGCTGCGGCACGAGAAGCAGCAGCAGTAAATCGATAA
- a CDS encoding GCN5-related N-acetyltransferase yields the protein MEFPLYQVTTNSIKVELDYIHPQEQEIVRALLNLVIIEGKTYPQKQPLSSAEFAAYWLSQDAFVVRAVEQSNTHKPKEILGAFYLKPNFPGRCSHICNAGFIVQPQLRGQGIGRFMGEAMLAIAASLGYEAVMFNLVFETNIPSITLWQKLGFEIIGRIPHAAKLADGQVVEALMMYRALC from the coding sequence ATGGAATTTCCCCTTTATCAAGTTACAACAAATAGCATCAAAGTAGAACTAGATTATATACATCCTCAAGAGCAGGAGATAGTCAGGGCATTACTAAATCTAGTAATTATTGAAGGGAAAACTTATCCTCAAAAGCAACCCCTTTCTTCAGCAGAATTTGCGGCTTATTGGTTGAGTCAGGATGCCTTTGTTGTTAGGGCAGTTGAGCAGAGCAATACACACAAACCTAAAGAGATATTAGGCGCATTTTATTTGAAACCAAACTTCCCTGGTCGGTGCAGCCATATTTGCAACGCTGGTTTTATTGTACAACCACAGTTACGAGGTCAAGGCATAGGGCGGTTTATGGGAGAGGCGATGCTAGCGATCGCGGCTAGCCTCGGCTACGAAGCAGTCATGTTCAATTTGGTCTTTGAAACTAATATACCGTCAATTACACTGTGGCAGAAATTGGGATTTGAAATTATTGGGCGCATTCCGCACGCAGCTAAATTAGCCGATGGGCAAGTGGTAGAGGCACTAATGATGTATCGTGCTTTATGTTGA